In Bacteroidales bacterium, the genomic window TGAAAGGGAAGAAATAATAATGAATCACTGATGTTATGCAAAATCATAATTTGTATCGAAACAACATTATTTTATTATATGTCCCGTTAGGGACAATAGCCTGGTAAAAAAGACACAACTCACTTCTTATTGTACCGTAGGTACTACACTTTCATGATTATATAGCTTTCAAGTATGTTCGGCTATTTGGGTTATGCCTACCTGCCTCGTCGGCCCCTTACCATCGAAGCGGGCAAGGCGGGCGGCATATACTCTTAAAATCCTTATTAATACAGTTTTTAAAATTTTATTTTGAGTTTTGCGTATCATCAATGAATCAGTTAAAAATTAAAAATTATTTTCAGTTTGACTTTCCTGTTTTTCTGAAATTCATCATTCCCTGAAATATTTTTTTCAGGATTCCTTCATATCACAAAAAAAAAATATATTTTTATCACCTCAAATAAAGTATAATATATAAAATATAAATATCATGAAAGATACTCCTATTAACTACGAAGTGGTAAAGAGGAAAATAGCAGAAAGCAAAATCCCCAATATTGGTAAAGCAACAATACGCGAAATAAAAAAATTAATCAATGAAATTGAAAAGGAAACCGGTTCAAAATATATCCGTATGGAAATGGGCGTGCCGGGACTTCCGCCTGCACAAGTAGGCACTGATGCAGAAATCGAAGCATTAAAGAAAGGTGTCGGTGCTATTTATCCTGAAATTGACGGACTGCCCGAATTAAAATCGGAAGCAGCACGTTTTGTAAAAATGTTTCTTGATATTGACATTAAACCCGAAAACGCTATCCCTACGGTAGGTTCAGCACAGGGCGGTTATGCAGCATTCATGACCGTTAACCGTATGTACAAAGAAAAAGATACCACACTTTTTCTCGACCCGTGTTTTCCTGTTCACAAGCAACAGCACCATGTGATTGGTACCAAGTATGAAGCTTTTGACGTATATAATTACAGAGGCGATAAACTCCGTGATAAGATAGAATCATATTTAAAAAAAGGAAATATAGCAAGTATGATTTATTCCAATCCTAACAATCCTTCATGGATTTGCTTTACGGACAAGGAACTTAAGATCATTGCCGAACTTGCCGATAAATATAATGTTGTAGTAATGGAAGACCTTGCCTATTTTGCAATGGATTTCCGGAAAGATTATTCAAAACCCGGAGTTGCTCCATTTCAGCCAACGGTAGCAAAATACACCGATAATTATATTTTATTTATTTCCAGTTCCAAAGCATTCAGCTATGCAGGGCAGCGAATAGGACTGATGATTATTTCGCCCAAACTTTTTAATACAACAGCTCCCGACCTTAAAAGATATTACAACTCCGATTTATTTGGACGTGCAATGATTTTTGGAACTGTAT contains:
- a CDS encoding pyridoxal phosphate-dependent aminotransferase; translated protein: MKDTPINYEVVKRKIAESKIPNIGKATIREIKKLINEIEKETGSKYIRMEMGVPGLPPAQVGTDAEIEALKKGVGAIYPEIDGLPELKSEAARFVKMFLDIDIKPENAIPTVGSAQGGYAAFMTVNRMYKEKDTTLFLDPCFPVHKQQHHVIGTKYEAFDVYNYRGDKLRDKIESYLKKGNIASMIYSNPNNPSWICFTDKELKIIAELADKYNVVVMEDLAYFAMDFRKDYSKPGVAPFQPTVAKYTDNYILFISSSKAFSYAGQRIGLMIISPKLFNTTAPDLKRYYNSDLFGRAMIFGTVYSLSAGTSHSAQYALTAILKAANDGKFDFIHDVKEYGEKAKIMKKMFTDNGFKIVYDMDENEPIADGFYFTFSYPGFTGEQLLEELIYYGISAISLAITGSEKLEGMRACVSLVNRNQFPDLENRLKKFHENHKY